One genomic segment of Ipomoea triloba cultivar NCNSP0323 chromosome 9, ASM357664v1 includes these proteins:
- the LOC116030926 gene encoding uncharacterized protein LOC116030926: MESPKSSVGSCPSPPSKTDTGGTSSEGKRSLDDTMDIGGSTEKSPNQKLKDAIINVLETINATMSSREQSRKAREEAGTMSYGDISSDSSSDSDDDCYVGIILVGVAYLLLEEEESESESEDSM, translated from the exons GAGTCACCCAAATCATCTGTTGGATCTTGCCCATCACCTCCTTCCAAG ACTGATACAGGTGGTACCAGTTCCGAAGGGAAAAGGAGTTTGGATGACACGATGGATATTGGTGGTAGCACGGAGAAGAGCCCTAACCAGAAGTTGAAGGATGCGATAATCAATGTATTGGAAACTATCAATGCCACTATGAGTTCAAGAGAACAGAGCAGAAAAGCCAGGGAAGAGGCTGGTACGATGAGTTATGGTGATATTAGTTCTGATAGCTCaagtgatagtgatgatgattgTTATGTAGGGATAATTTTAGTTGGTGTTGCATACCTATTGTTGGAAGAGGAAGAGTCTGAGTCTGAGTCGGAGGACTCCATGTAG